Below is a genomic region from Rhododendron vialii isolate Sample 1 chromosome 5a, ASM3025357v1.
atcgctgGCGGAACCTAcccgattaggtccgactaatgATTAGTCGttgattactaattaatatgcaccgattaatcgccgattaatctgattaatcgctcgaaggtggctgaccgcccgactagcgcctagcgacttttagaacattggtttaattataacctccaaaactaatatatgagcctaggcggcttctccactcattgccaattggttttgtgtTGGATGCTTTAATAATTCTCACCACTTCTCTCTTGAGGCGATGGGAGCTATCATCCAGATACATATTATGTTGTCAATCATCCAAGTTTTTGACTTGAGAGAATGTAGTTTGGGAATGTACCTTTGTTGTACTTTGACCTTTATTCATagctaagaaaaaaataaaatacttattCATATGTATTCATAACTTGGGAGAATGTCTCTAAATTTGTGTTGGGAACTTGAGATAGAAAATTAATCTTTCAAGGTGAATGTCGATATACCATCTATCTTCTACATTCATAATGGTGATTTGTCAGCATACTTAAGTCTTCCTTCCATCTATATGTTGGTGCATTGATACACAATTCGTCACCATCTAATTCATGTATATTGAACCCCCTTTGCTGGACTAATCTCTTACAATCATGCATAGTTCACGTTTGGTTTATAAATGTCACCCGTCCACTTCTTTGATGTGTAGTTTTAAATGACATCCCATACTTTTGGGAACTTAAGTGACACTTCAAGGACACTTCTTAGACCCTTCCAAATGTAACATATGTGCTGTCTCTCTCATCAGTAAAAATGTTTCGCGTCCTTggaaaaacaaataataaaCAATAGAAATGTTCTGAAAGATTTGCAAAATAAGTGCATACATCAAGTGTATGACCATcgtaaaattaaatatctttGGTCAACTTCTGGCATTTCGAAAAATAGCTTGTAAGATTACAAGAAAATGTGTAAGAAACCTCTCTATAGAATATGCAGAACATATTTAATCTTGTGCAGGTCTTATTGTCCAAAATTGCAATATTAAGGAGAAAAAGGCATTAGAATGATTAGGTTTCTTCATCTCCCCTTGAAGTTCCACCATGCCTGTTGGAAACCTAAACATAATATTATGCTCATCTCTCCTTGCCGTGTATCAACACGAGTATAATGTATTGCTGGCTTGACCGAGCATATATGGCTTTCGATGAAGTTAAATAACAAGAGGGAATTCATGTCATTGTCCCCAACTGATAGGACACAAACTTTAATTTGGTTTGTTGAGGGGAGTCGCTAGGTGAATATGTTTATTGGCATTATGCCAagtctcaactctcaagttGCATTGCGGAAAGTTAGCAGTCTATATAGAATCTTGAATGCGATACCaaataactttttctttttttttttttaatgtctttaTGCCAATCTTTTTTGTTGCTTGCCTGTCTTTTACAAGTTGATAGTAGCCTCCCACAAGTTTTAAGTCCTGTTACAAGTATGAATCTGTGTATATTTATTGTCCCTATTTGCATTAGGTTATCTTGCTGGTGCTTACCTGATCAACTGACATGGTTTCCGGTCTACTTTTGCATATGTTTCAGATTGAGCCATGTTGTGATGGCAAGTTGGTCTTTGATGGTGGGAGAGTAGCTGCACTGCTGGTGCTGGCCATCTCAGCTCCACTCTCGCATGAAAAGCAGACGTTCAGTATTCCACCTAGAATATTTTCTTATGCTGTCACACTGCTAGGGAGGATTTCTAATGCTTTAAGTGATGTTATGGACCAGGATACTCTGTTGGCTTATTTGTCTCATTGCAGTAGCTCCACGATTATTTCTTCTGGGGAGTTTGACTACAAAGGGAAAGAGTTGTTCCTACCTGTTGAAGATGGTTCGACTAATAATCCCATCTATGAGAAATCTTGTTCTGCCGACATGCAATTGCAGAAATTAAATGTTGGGGCCTCTGGAAGTCATTGTCAGAAAATGGGGGAAACCAGGAAGGTAGTGAAGGCACTTCTTAATTATCAGGTCGAGGATCATGGCGAAGTAATCAAGTCTGTGGAGTTTATGCTTGAGAAGGTCAAAGATATTTGGCAGTTGATACAAGTTGGATACACAGGTGAAGTACTGCAGACCTTGAGGTAGGAATagagtttttgtttggttgactGATGTTGAAGACTAATTATTTGTGCACCTTAGTTTCTCGAATAGTCCTTGAAATGTCCTCAGTCTCGAAGTCTTTTTTGCTTGCTTATTTACCCGATTAAGTGTTCAGGTAATTGGTTTGGACCTAAGTCTCATAATCCATGAGTGTGAGCGGGGGTGCGGGATCGCTAAAGCATCAATATTTACAAGAACTGTAGGGCGGAGAGTCTGAGAGTGTCTTCTCTACGTAAATAAATGTATGTatttcatgcatatttttttgaacgTTGAAGCAATCTGTCATAAAATTTCATGCCCACAACACAAATATAAAAATGAGAAATATACAATCTGTCTACCAATCagaaaaaatgtaaaagaaTAGAATGAATAAAAGAAGTATACAAATCATCCTAATACAACTATTGCAACccacggataaaaaaaaaaaaactattgcaaCCCCCAACTACTTTTGGCTTAGGATTGGCCCGTGCTGCTCTTGTTGCTGCTGCTACCAACCGGCACTGCCCTTGCTGTCCATATGCTGATAGGCACTCATTTTGGTTGTAAATTGTAATGTCTGATCTATTTGACTCATTTTGATGCtttgtattttctgttttttaggTTGGCTCCTTGCCAACTTTCTTCCCCCTGGGTGGGGCCCTGggggtggcatatgattgtcccCCTCTTAGGTGCCAACCTCGTTGGGATGTAAGTGCGCGGTTGTGATGCCCTTTCGTCCCccttccttttaatctttgtaacaacaCTGTttcattggttaataaaatcttcttggaaaaataataaaacaccTTTTGTCCTCtgatagaaaaaataaataaattcaaccTTCGTCCTTTTATGATTTGGATTCATTTGGTTGCAGAAACAAATGTTGTTTGTCCACAAAAGACTATTTTGCTTGTGCACAGTGGTATACAGAGTATTGGCAGGGCAGGTTTGATAGTGCAGTATAAAGTTTCGCTTTCAAAGCATGGTTTAACAATCCACATTTGTCAAATCATAACACAATTCAGGAAATGACAGAAGAGTGCGAATTAAGTATGAATTCACACTGAAGTCTTGGATGTGCTCGCTGGTCCGTGATTCGTCAGCCTTACGTCATGGATTCTGTGACTTAAGGTTTGGACTCATGATAATCAATTTGAAGAACCTCATGGACACTCATCTCTGTATCAAAATGTAGTTATGTTTCTGTTAAATCTGTAAGGTGCTTgtggaaaataaaattgaagtcTCTGTTCTCTTTCATAATTGTCACATAAATGGGCTGGTGGATTTTTGTTGTACGGGTTTTCTGTTTTTGCTTCTCTGcctatttctttaattattcCTTTGTTACTTTCGCCCCCCTTCTTATGCTGGTATATTCATTTTCTGCCATGGACCTGCTTTTGTCAGATATCTGCACTTTGTGCCCAAGCTTTGTGTTGTCACGTATATTATTGCCAAATTTGGTAACTGTTTGTGTGTTACTAATCTATATTTTTTGGGCTCATGCAGGAGATGGAAGGAAGAGTTGGCAAAATTCCCTACTAGCTCATCTGCCGGTGCATTTGCTTTTTCATTGCAACATTTAAGGATTGCGAAGCTGCTGGCAAAGTTATGGCCGCACTTTATCTCCCCAAGAAAGCTCTCTTGTGGAATGGGAGAGTTGGGTCTTTTATTGGGGAAACTGGACAGAACCATTAAAGAAATGAAGTATAGGTTCATGGGGCTGAGTAAGCAAGACGAGTTGCATGTCTTGGAGCTCATACTTCTAAACTTTGTACTGAGGTTGTCCAGTATTGAAGCATTTAGTGATGGTTCTACTTTGAAGAAGCTCCATTCTACATTGTCACAAATAGAATCCCTCTCTTCTGAGCTATCCATGGAGCCTTCCAAATTCGTGAGTGAACTCAAGAAATCATTGCATGAAATTGGTTTCTCAGCTGATGGGCCTTTCTACGGTCCACTTCTGTTTCGAAAGTCGGTTGAAATTTTCTCCTTGAAGCAATTTGTCTTCAGTGTAAAACTCAAGCACATAAAAGCAGAGTTGGATGTTTCTGGTAATGACTATGACAAACCTTTTCCCTTTATTCCGGGGCTTCCTGTTGGTATACGATTAGGGATCACTTTGTACAACATCTCAAGGGAGAATAGGTTGTGGTTGCGACTTGCTGTGGATGATGATTTATCTGAGTTTGTTTACCTGGATTTTGACCAATTTGGGGGCAACAGTCAAATCCGGAAATTCATATTTGATGCACCTTTTTACAAGACCCTGAAAGCAAATTCTTTCACAGTGAAGGTTTGCCTTGGATTGGAGTGCTTGTCTGAGAATGTTCAATCGTTCAAAAGTTGTGGGGGTCCAAAACAGGAGTTAGTTTATCTCTGCAAACAGAAGGAAGTGTTTCTTTCTACTGTTGTGAAAGAGTGAGTGGCAACTCTGTTGCTTGGGTAAACAGTGTCATGATGGACGCCAGCTCCACAACAGCAACCGGCTCCCGCCACCCAAAACAACTGTCACCACTATCCTTGCCAAAGCGTTTGAGTGGGAGTCATTGTGCAGCCAAGCCCTACTGCAACCCGTGCCCAGCCCAGGCATATGCGCTTCTCGGATGGACTCCACCTCCGGTTGGCCTCTTCAACCTCAATGGTGATGGGAGTGGTAGCGCTACAGATTCAAAGGCAAGCGCTGGTGACTTAGTCAGGGTTTGGAAAGGGAATTGGATCACTGGGTTTCGTGCAAACTGTGCTCTGTGTTGGGCCTCTCAGCTGAGCTTTGGGCTATTTATCATGAGCTCAAACTCCTCAGGGAAACACATCCTCAGCAGAAATCGAATCAGATGCGGAAATGCTATCAACCTAATCAGTTCAACTCAAAGCAATTGCCATCTTCACGATCTCTTCACTGTTTGCAGGTCCCTTATCCAGGACCTGGGGAATCCTACGGTTAAGCTTGTCATGAACGAATGCAACAAGTGCGCCGATCAACTAGCCCAAAGATGCGAAAGTGCACCGTTTTCCTTTTTTAGTTTATCTGTGAATTTCCTTATTGTATTACATTCCAAATGTTGGAGGGCCCGATGGGTGTTTCTTATCCCAAACTATGTAGTCTTAATTTTATTCATGCGAAGTTTCtgtttaaccaaaaaaaaaaaagtgtcgaGGAAAAGATGAACCATCTGGTTTTCATCATGTTAAAAAACTCAAGGCCTGGTTGTCAGCCTAGTGAGCAAATGACAAGAAGCTGAGTTCTTGATATTCCCCATTACCTGTTACATGCTTATTTCCAACACTCCATCTCTTAAAATAATGGGCAATATGTCAGTCTAAAATTCCAGAAAGTAGCAATTTTCATCTCCTCCGACGTAATTTCTTTATTCTTGTTGTAATTTCTTATGTTGGGTTTGTATTTGTATTTCTCATGTGAACTCTTGTAAGAACTCTTTTTTATCTATCTATGAAATTCtactttttgccaaaaaaataaaataaaatatcttCTCCTCCATTACTTTCCGCTTCTTAGGTTTTTAATGACAATACATAATATCATGTCCAAATGAGATAGCATAATATATTGTCACGCTCACGTATTGAATACCTATCCCATTTTTCAAAGTATAAGCAGTTTGAAAATAGGACGTTGTCTCTTTGAACCAATGCCAAACCAACTTCCTCCTTAAACCTATAGAACATAGGGCATGACAACAGGAAGTTATAAATTAGTACAAAAATGACTAATCTTTCTGCAAAAATATTCACGTCTAATGATGAAGGCAGAGATTGCTAAGGCTAATTATGACTATCCTCCCATGTCATCACCTTTGCTAAAACCTTGTTCACACAACCCACTAGACTGATTAGTCTATAATTCTGCAGCCTAATTGGATTCACACATTGTAAAACCAGAATAACGAAACTAGAAAATAGCCCTTGTGCAATCTTACCATTTGGCATTTGCGAAAAAATCCacaaaagaattgaagaaaCAACCCTTTTCATAAATTTCCAACCTTTCTTGATGGCTAGCATGTTAAATTTCCTTTCATCTTCCTCTCCAACTTTAACTGAAAAAAATCATTAAGTTGTACAGGTCTTGTTCTACAACTCTCAGTATATCTTCtgatatttttcaaatattgaTCTCACGAGGTAAAACATCGCATCTCGCGGTAGGACTGCAAACGAACCAGCTCACAGTTTGACTTGACTCAGCTAGTAGTCCAGTCAAGGTCAAAGCTCAACACTCAAAAACTCGACTCGTTCGCAAAAGCTCCGGTCAGGGACGGATCCAAGAATATAGTGCAGTGGGGGCACTTGTTAATCGTAAtggcgaaaatttatttttgtagttaaccacaataagatcgtacaaaattaaggcatgtATTACTAACTACAAAGTTTATAACGCgtaatttaaattaaattaggtaaaaatgagcacaaaatctcatacaaaatttttaaagtatattttaaatgaacatcaacaagttttaaaatgatcgagctagttttgttaatgactttgtTTTACAATATTTCTTCCAtacggttaaaaataaaaagaataaagaaagaaTAGCTCTAAATAGACAAACAGCTCATAAAACAACAAGTATAAAAAtaccatatgatgaaattcagacataaaactaattttgtatgtgttttttCAAGATATATACAAGTGTATATGTTTATGTATtagcacactttcataattatgctaatttatgtaataaaaatattaaattttgagcgAGGGCACGCATTTGAGTGAAGGCACGTGCCCCCGCTTTGGCCTGTCCATGGCTCCGGTTCTTTGTATAGACTTGGCTAGTTTAAAGGCTCTCGTTAAGTAAATTATCGAGGCCCGCTTGTTGAGGGCTTGACATGTTTACAAATGCGCAGAGCTCGAGCGtaaattttaggctcgtttactaaatgagtcgGAGAAGCCAAGCTTAGTTGAGTTGGTTTGCTTGTGTGTCTCCCCAGTAGTAGCCAGCGTTCGAGTCTCACGGGAGCAGGTTTGGGGTTCAGGGTGATGGATagcttttgaacctccttgactAACACTACAAAGCTCGGCTGGCCTCATTTGCACCCTTATTTCAAAGTCACGATGACTGGTAGACCAAGACGACGATGCCATCTTGTGAAAATGAAGTTTAATCCAGCGCATCTTCAAGGCGAGGTTTGGGGACGACGAGTTTGATGGGTATGATTCACTATGATAGAATGATAGAACTTTCATCATGTTCAGACGTCGTGTCTTGAGTACGCGATTTTATGAAGAATAAAAACATGTAACGCGCTCGTACGAAACGCGAGTTCGGTAGAAAATACTTCGCATCTTCAAGAATAAAAACATGTAACGCGCTTTTACGAAACGCGAGTTCGGCAGAAAGGACTTCTCATCCTCAACTTGCGAAGAAGGCTGCCCCtcttttttggcaattttcaaCCTTGTTTTCGAATTAATTCGATGATCCGATGCGTTCTTATTGTATAAATTGTCGATTATA
It encodes:
- the LOC131326103 gene encoding protein SIEL isoform X1; amino-acid sequence: MEEQIRANCYHLLPSSTAVSASAPPQALILSLSLILNPSTSDSTLSSLLQTLTLSLHHSHLPSLSLLPTLSILSTLASHHPHLSRPIFHSIRSLSLTSPRALAASLSVLASLAESDQTLLPELSEFSETLFLTLCFKPSVSVRHWALMNAERLRIRPHLLVTVLLGFTRDPYPYLRAVALDGLVGLCKSIVVEDRELVETSCCRAVELFSDMEDCVRCAAVRAVAQWGQLLVALNHDSNRKNLSDALFLQLCSMVRDMSLKVRVEAFDALGEISMVSEEILLQTLSKKLLSVSLQGSKLTLQRLGLKEKTCSGLCSTKPFEIPASNSAGVFVHGLEDEFSEVRRSACHSLHTLSILSADFSGEALNLLVDVLNDDSMVVRLQALETLRCMALFDRLKVQEAHMHMFLSTLVDDGAVVRSAARKVLRIIRLEDVSIFKLCVDGLLENLEMYPQDEADVFSVLLSIGQHHGNFAADVIVGVSDEIEPCCDGKLVFDGGRVAALLVLAISAPLSHEKQTFSIPPRIFSYAVTLLGRISNALSDVMDQDTLLAYLSHCSSSTIISSGEFDYKGKELFLPVEDGSTNNPIYEKSCSADMQLQKLNVGASGSHCQKMGETRKVVKALLNYQVEDHGEVIKSVEFMLEKVKDIWQLIQVGYTGEVLQTLRRWKEELAKFPTSSSAGAFAFSLQHLRIAKLLAKLWPHFISPRKLSCGMGELGLLLGKLDRTIKEMKYRFMGLSKQDELHVLELILLNFVLRLSSIEAFSDGSTLKKLHSTLSQIESLSSELSMEPSKFVSELKKSLHEIGFSADGPFYGPLLFRKSVEIFSLKQFVFSVKLKHIKAELDVSGNDYDKPFPFIPGLPVGIRLGITLYNISRENRLWLRLAVDDDLSEFVYLDFDQFGGNSQIRKFIFDAPFYKTLKANSFTVKVCLGLECLSENVQSFKSCGGPKQELVYLCKQKEVFLSTVVKE